Proteins co-encoded in one Dreissena polymorpha isolate Duluth1 chromosome 12, UMN_Dpol_1.0, whole genome shotgun sequence genomic window:
- the LOC127853815 gene encoding RWD domain-containing protein 1-like, with the protein MTDHQEEQKNELEALESIYPEELEVLETTPYAVFEITLASQKHEDETDEESVSCTMKFGYTAIYPDEPPEMEITDSDNLEEDELTDLINHMQTLAEENLGMAMVFTMVSAIQEKLSCCIDERKKQRKAAEERRVRDEEELERKKFEGTRVTIESFLAWKTKFEAEMAELRKRKAESDILKNRLSGKELFMRDESMLDSDVQFLQAEGENVEVDESLFQDMDDLDLAEDVEVED; encoded by the exons ATGACTGATCATCAAGAAGAACAAAAGAACGAGCTCGAAGCTCTGGAGTCGATTTATCCTGAGGAGTTAGAAG TACTGGAAACTACTCCATATGCAGTATTTGAGATCACTCTTGCCTCCCAGAAACATGAAGATGAAACAGATGAGGAATCTG TATCATGTACCATGAAGTTTGGCTACACAGCCATCTACCCAGACGAGCCACCGGAGATGGAGATCACAGACTCTGACAACTTGGAGGAAGATGAACTCACAGACCTGATCAATCACATGCAGACCTTG GCAGAGGAGAACCTGGGCATGGCTATGGTGTTCACCATGGTGTCAGCCATACAGGAGAAGCTTTCCTGCTGTATAGATGAGAGGAAGAAACAGAGGAAGGCTGCAGAGGAGAGACGGGTCAGGGACGAGGAGGAACTAGAAAGG AAAAAGTTTGAGGGCACACGAGTGACCATAGAGAGTTTCCTGGCCTGGAAGACAAAGTTTGAAGCAGAAATGGCTGAACTAAGGAAGCGGAAAGCAGAAAGTGACATCTTGAAGAATAGACTCTCTG GCAAAGAATTATTCATGCGAGATGAATCCATGTTGGACTCAGATGTGCAATTTTTACAAGCAG AAGGAGAGAATGTGGAGGTGGACGAGTCCTTGTTTCAAGACatggatgatcttgaccttgcaGAAGATGTTGAAGTGGAGGACTGA
- the LOC127852543 gene encoding uncharacterized protein LOC127852543: MGYPLNDGGTFLLDVDASGLGIGGVLSQEQEGRERVISYASRAMNRAERKYRPGTKQAHCDALSRCESPRDCSCDQVDMSEPLKCGPCSKCQRRAEIMLASWKPPILEERADVRSGEKSSDDSTPGNISRVVTRAKAWMGTYSPQEMARLQNSDPCIGPVKSLFKEQRRPSRDDTAYWSPEARHYVLMWEQLHLDDDVLYLKCPFNGVSVKRLVVPTQLRTNLIGQMHDTVVGGHQGITRTKANITKLHYWYDLKTDVKLYVQQCDVCEANKKPQRLPRAPMGHLKSGAPWDLLCMDFLGPLSVTSRGIRFILVMSDYFTKYVEVIPVADQTAETCANAVIEHFIAR; the protein is encoded by the coding sequence ATGGGCTATCCACTCAATGATGGCGGAACATTCTTGCTTGATGTAGATGCATCTGGCCTGGGAATAGGTGGCGTACTGTCGCAAGAACAAGAAGGTCGTGAGCGGGTCATCTCTTACGCAAGCAGAGCTATGAACCGTGCTGAAAGAAAGTATCGCCCTGGCACAAAGCAGGCACACTGTGATGCACTTTCACGGTGTGAGAGTCCTAGAGACTGTTCCTGTGACCAGGTGGACATGAGCGAGCCCCTCAAATGCGGTCCATGTTCGAAGTGTCAGCGCAGAGCGGAAATCATGCTGGCTAGCTGGAAACCCCCTATTCTCGAAGAGAGAGCAGAtgtcaggtcaggtgaaaagaGCAGCGATGATAGCACCCCGGGTAACATCTCAAGAGTGGTGACAAGAGCCAAGGCCTGGATGGGAACATACTCTCCACAGGAAATGGCAAGGCTTCAAAATTCTGACCCCTGCATCGGTCCTGTAAAGTCCTTGTTCAAAGAACAAAGAAGGCCATCCAGAGACGATACAGCCTACTGGAGCCCTGAAGCACGACACTACGTACTGATGTGGGAGCAGCTCCACCTAGACGATGATGTGCTGTACCTCAAGTGTCCGTTCAATGGGGTATCCGTCAAACGTTTGGTGGTGCCCACTCAGCTGAGGACCAATCTGATTGGCCAGATGCACGACACCGTTGTAGGAGGACACCAGGGTATCACACGCACAAAGGCGAACATCACCAAGTTGCATTACTGGTACGACCTCAAGACCGACGTGAAGTTGTATGTCCAGCAATGTGATGTCTGTGAAGCAAATAAGAAACCACAGCGTCTACCTCGAGCTCCAATGGGCCACCTGAAGTCAGGAGCTCCATGGGATCTTCTCTGCATGGACTTCCTGGGTCCTCTGTCCGTAACATCTAGAGGTATCCGGTTCATCCTGGTCATGAGCGACTACTTTACGAAGTATGTTGAGGTCATCCCCGTAGCCGATCAAACCGCGGAAACCTGTGCCAATGCGGTCATTGAGCATTTCATCGCACGATGA